One Bombina bombina isolate aBomBom1 chromosome 5, aBomBom1.pri, whole genome shotgun sequence DNA segment encodes these proteins:
- the LOC128661364 gene encoding gastrula zinc finger protein XlCGF26.1-like → MNSYVLENHLNNSYSSFTSGSIRMIPQTPKVLDTNDYSQTLGKSQQIFKGDGELAGTGQQSLCTESNLVIKQEDNIYDLSSEMIIPEEKSHTFTEFSKHFKEGKGFKSSQMIDTNKKLFKCTECEKSFTCNLHLLTHHTVVKPDMCTECGRCFTSKGNLMYHKKTHTGEKPFTCNECGRCFKSKGNLISHEKTHIGEKSFTCTKCGKSFTHKSNLKTHERIHTGERPFTCTKCGKGFRNKSELKYHDRIHTGEKPFTCTECGKCFTQKTYLKTHERIHTGEKPFTCTKCGKCFTQITSLKSHEWSHTGENPFTCTECGKCFTYKCNLKTHERIHTGENTFTCTECGKCFTGKWKLKTHESIHTGEKPFICTECGKFFAQISSLKNHEMIHTGENPFTCTECGKSFTLKSSLKRHERIHTGEKPFTCTECGTSFTQKISLKKHERSHTGEKPFSCTECGKSFTQNSSLKKHERIHKERNLPHV, encoded by the exons atgaactcatatgtgttag aaAATCATTTGAATAATTCATATTCATCCTTCACttcaggaagcatcagaatgataccacaaactccaaaagtcttagacactaatgactattcacaaacactggggaaatcacagcagatatttaaaggagatggtgaattggcaggaactgggcagcaatcattatgtacagagagtaatttagtcatcaaacaagaggacaacatttatgatttatctagtgaaatgattatccccgAGGAGAaatcacacacatttactgagttttcaaaacattttaAGGAAGGAAAAGGTTttaagtctagccaaatgattGATACAAATAAGAAACTAtttaaatgtacagaatgtgagaaaagctttacaTGTAATTTGCATCTCCTTACACACCACACAGTTGTGAAACCTGACATGTGTACAGAatgtgggagatgtttcacatctAAAGGGAACCTTATGTATCACAAAAAGactcacacaggggagaaacctttcacatgtaatgagtgtggGCGATGTTTCAAATCCAAGGGAAATCTCATATCTCATGAAAAGACCCACATAGGGGAGAAATCTTTCACATGtacaaaatgtggaaaaagttttacacataagagtaatctgaaaactcatgaaaggattcacacaggagaaaggcCGTTCACATGTACAAAGTGTGGAAAAGGATTCAGAAACAAGAGTGAGCTAAAATATCATGATAGGATTCACACAggtgaaaagcctttcacatgtacagagtgtggaaaatgttttacacaaaagacttatctaaaaactcatgaaaggattcacacaggagaaaagcctttcacatgtacaaagtgtggaaaatgttttacacaaataactAGTCTAAAATCTCACGaatggagtcacacaggagaaaatcctttcacatgtacagagtgtggaaaatgttttacatataagtgtaatctgaaaactcatgaacggattcacacaggagaaaacactttcacatgtacagagtgtggaaaatgcttTACAGGAAAGTGGaagctgaaaactcatgaaagtattcacacaggagaaaaacctttcatatGTACGGAGTGTGGAAAGTTTTTTGcacaaataagtagtctgaaaaatcatgaaatgattcacacaggagaaaatccttttacatgtacagagtgtggaaaaagttttacattaaagagtagtctgaaaaggcatgaaaggattcacacaggagaaaagccatttacatgtacagagtgtggaacaagttttacacaaaagattagtctgaaaaagcatgaaaggagtcacacaggagaaaagcctttttcatgtacagagtgtggaaaaagttttacacaaaacagtagtctgaaaaagcatgaaaggattcacaaggaaAGAAACCTTCCACATGTTTAG